In the genome of Pseudomonas bubulae, one region contains:
- a CDS encoding short chain dehydrogenase has product MKILLIGAHGTIGSAIRRELSPRHEIVEIGRKSGDYQVDISDSESIRQLFAQTGRFDALICAAGNVTFAALADMSESDFALGLQDKLMGQVNLLLIGREFANDGASFTFTSGVINREPIRTGSSAALVNAALDGFVKAAAIELPRGLRVNSVSPTVLEEAMDKYAPYFRGFKPVSGADVALAYAKSVEGLQTGQTFTVG; this is encoded by the coding sequence ATGAAAATCCTCTTGATAGGCGCTCACGGCACCATCGGTTCAGCCATTCGCCGCGAGTTGTCACCGCGCCATGAGATCGTAGAAATTGGTCGAAAAAGCGGGGATTATCAGGTCGATATCAGCGACAGTGAATCAATCCGCCAACTCTTCGCGCAAACCGGGCGCTTCGATGCGCTGATCTGTGCCGCCGGTAACGTCACGTTCGCCGCACTGGCTGACATGAGCGAAAGCGACTTCGCCCTCGGTTTGCAGGACAAGTTGATGGGCCAGGTCAATCTGCTGCTGATTGGCCGCGAGTTTGCCAACGATGGGGCCTCGTTCACCTTCACCAGCGGCGTTATCAACCGCGAGCCGATCCGTACCGGCAGTTCGGCGGCGCTGGTCAACGCGGCACTTGACGGTTTTGTAAAAGCAGCCGCCATTGAGTTGCCACGGGGCCTGCGGGTCAACTCGGTGAGCCCTACGGTCCTGGAAGAAGCGATGGACAAATACGCCCCGTACTTTCGCGGCTTCAAGCCTGTATCGGGCGCCGATGTGGCCCTGGCTTACGCCAAAAGCGTGGAAGGCTTGCAAACCGGGCAGACATTCACCGTAGGTTGA
- a CDS encoding DUF2282 domain-containing protein, giving the protein MKNQTTRTLSAAALALALGSALSIAALPAQAADDMEKCFGVAMKGHNDCAAGAGTTCAGSAKTDHQANAWKLVPKGTCEKTASNTSPTGFGQLAAYKGKS; this is encoded by the coding sequence ATGAAAAACCAAACCACCCGCACCTTGTCTGCCGCAGCCCTGGCTCTTGCTCTGGGGTCGGCTCTGAGTATTGCCGCCCTGCCCGCTCAGGCTGCCGACGACATGGAGAAGTGCTTCGGGGTTGCCATGAAAGGGCATAACGATTGCGCCGCCGGCGCTGGCACTACCTGTGCTGGCTCCGCCAAAACCGATCATCAGGCCAATGCCTGGAAACTCGTCCCAAAAGGGACCTGCGAAAAAACCGCCAGCAACACCTCACCAACCGGCTTTGGCCAACTGGCTGCCTACAAAGGCAAGTCCTGA
- a CDS encoding DUF2063 domain-containing protein encodes MKLQDTFSAALLNPHTPAPTGIACYNGDLDRRFAVYRNNVQSGLINALATSYPVVAQLVGEAFFQAMAQIFIQKHPPDSPVMSAYGSQFAGFINAFAPARSVPYLADVARLERLCVQAFHAADVCAVNPGLLAQALNSPEGLPHLHLQLHPGVASLHSPYAIASLWAAHQRQGQIQGLDTRQPQSVLVIRNELRVEVFTVSSGCAVFVHLLKAGNALGLAAAHALEADPDFNLGQALALLISNNTITGLQPALEASP; translated from the coding sequence ATGAAACTACAAGATACATTCAGTGCAGCATTGCTCAATCCACACACGCCCGCCCCCACAGGCATTGCCTGCTACAACGGCGACCTTGACCGCCGTTTCGCGGTATATCGCAACAATGTGCAAAGCGGACTGATCAACGCGCTGGCCACCAGCTATCCCGTTGTTGCGCAATTGGTGGGTGAGGCCTTTTTTCAGGCCATGGCGCAGATATTTATTCAAAAACACCCACCCGACAGCCCGGTCATGAGCGCCTATGGCAGCCAGTTCGCCGGTTTTATCAATGCCTTTGCACCCGCCAGAAGCGTGCCCTACCTGGCGGACGTGGCTCGCCTTGAGCGTTTGTGTGTGCAGGCCTTTCACGCCGCAGACGTGTGCGCCGTAAACCCCGGGCTGCTGGCTCAGGCGCTCAACAGCCCCGAGGGGCTGCCCCATTTACACCTGCAACTGCACCCCGGTGTCGCATCGCTGCATTCACCCTACGCCATCGCGTCCTTGTGGGCGGCGCACCAACGCCAGGGACAGATACAGGGACTGGACACGCGCCAACCACAAAGCGTCCTGGTAATACGCAATGAATTGCGCGTGGAGGTATTCACGGTCAGCTCAGGGTGCGCAGTATTTGTGCACTTGCTCAAAGCGGGGAATGCCCTGGGGTTGGCCGCGGCCCATGCCCTGGAAGCCGACCCAGACTTTAACCTGGGCCAGGCCCTGGCGCTGTTGATTAGCAATAACACCATCACCGGCTTACAACCCGCCCTCGAGGCCTCGCCATGA
- a CDS encoding DoxX family protein: protein MNTQTISPGLLQRWIGGAIGLLRCIPDTLIAFVARFSIAAVFWKSGQTKVEGLAIDLVEGTFQLGMPHLSDSALYLFSTEYKVPLLSPEVAAHAAAFSEHVFPVLILLGLATRFSALALLAMSMTIQLFVYPDAYPTHGTWIAVLLYLMAKGPGALSIDHLIAQRFR, encoded by the coding sequence ATGAATACTCAAACAATAAGCCCCGGCCTGCTACAGCGCTGGATCGGAGGCGCAATCGGGCTGTTGCGCTGCATACCCGACACACTGATCGCCTTTGTCGCACGCTTTTCCATTGCGGCGGTGTTCTGGAAATCAGGCCAGACCAAGGTTGAAGGTTTGGCAATCGATCTGGTTGAAGGCACCTTTCAACTCGGTATGCCGCATCTGTCTGACTCTGCGCTGTACTTGTTCAGTACGGAATACAAAGTCCCGCTACTCTCCCCCGAGGTGGCTGCTCACGCTGCCGCCTTCAGCGAGCATGTTTTCCCGGTGCTGATCCTGCTGGGCTTGGCCACCCGGTTCTCGGCGCTGGCACTGCTGGCCATGAGCATGACCATCCAGCTGTTCGTATACCCTGATGCCTACCCGACTCACGGCACCTGGATCGCGGTCTTGTTGTACTTGATGGCCAAGGGCCCGGGTGCGCTGTCGATTGATCATCTGATTGCACAGCGTTTTCGTTAA
- a CDS encoding DUF692 domain-containing protein gives MHSPLASLIAPRAPRLPPRAGLGLKAEHFVDVLASRPDIGFFEVHAENFMVAGGPFHHYLSLIREHYPLSIHGIGLSIGGESPLNTEHLRRLSLLLERYQPQMFSEHLAWSSHGPLFLNDLLPLRYDTATLHRVCAHMDQAQDVLKRQILLENPATYIEFDEAQFDEAGFIQEVISRTGCGLLLDVNNVYVSCINHARDPVVYLDALPLQAVGEVHLAGFAEEADSLGQRLLIDNHGAPVDQAVWALYQQVLDRIGPMATLIERDNHLPPLTELLQEARLADRYLFSAQVQP, from the coding sequence ATGCACAGCCCGCTTGCTTCGCTTATCGCGCCTCGTGCGCCCCGGCTCCCGCCTCGTGCGGGGCTGGGGCTCAAGGCCGAGCACTTTGTGGATGTACTTGCGAGCCGCCCAGACATCGGGTTCTTTGAAGTGCATGCCGAGAACTTCATGGTAGCTGGCGGCCCTTTCCACCATTACCTGAGCTTGATCCGCGAACATTACCCGCTGTCAATTCATGGCATTGGCCTGTCGATTGGCGGCGAAAGCCCGCTCAATACCGAACACTTGCGCCGCCTGAGCCTATTGCTCGAGCGTTACCAGCCGCAGATGTTTTCCGAACATCTGGCATGGTCCTCCCACGGGCCATTATTCCTCAATGATCTGCTGCCTTTGCGCTATGACACCGCCACGCTGCACCGGGTATGCGCGCATATGGACCAGGCACAGGATGTGTTGAAGCGCCAGATACTGCTGGAAAACCCCGCTACCTATATCGAGTTCGACGAGGCCCAATTCGACGAAGCCGGTTTTATTCAGGAAGTCATAAGCCGTACCGGCTGTGGCCTTTTGCTGGATGTAAACAATGTGTATGTGTCATGCATCAACCACGCCCGCGATCCTGTTGTCTATCTCGATGCCTTGCCCCTTCAGGCCGTAGGTGAGGTTCATCTGGCGGGTTTTGCTGAAGAAGCAGACAGCCTGGGGCAACGCTTGCTGATCGATAACCACGGCGCACCTGTCGATCAAGCGGTATGGGCGCTGTACCAGCAAGTACTGGACCGAATTGGCCCGATGGCCACCCTGATCGAACGCGACAATCATCTGCCCCCTCTCACCGAACTGCTTCAGGAAGCCCGCTTGGCTGACCGCTACCTGTTCAGCGCACAGGTGCAGCCATGA
- a CDS encoding LysR family transcriptional regulator, with protein sequence MSEMDDLAAFAVLIDAGSFTLAAQQLGCSKGQLSKRISQLEAQFSVVLLHRTTRRLSLTAAGAALLPQAQALVVQVERARQALARLKDDVAGPVRMTVPVSLGETFFDSLLLEFSREYPQVQIELELNNSYRDMVREGFDLAIRSQVASHERLVAKQVLNWHEITCASPAYLEQYGEPVTPQELVEHRCLLNSHYSGREEWHYHRQHELQRVRVSGSFASNHYSLLKKAAVIGAGIARLPSYMLGCELADGRLRGLLRDYQTRSNPMYLVHPYQGGLPRRTQVLADFLVGWFQSNGEAIDLL encoded by the coding sequence ATGAGTGAAATGGATGATCTGGCTGCGTTCGCGGTCTTGATCGACGCTGGCAGTTTTACCTTGGCCGCCCAGCAACTGGGCTGCAGCAAGGGGCAGCTGTCCAAGCGTATCAGCCAGCTTGAGGCGCAGTTTTCGGTGGTGTTGCTGCATCGCACCACCCGGCGCTTGAGCCTTACGGCGGCTGGCGCGGCGCTACTGCCACAAGCCCAGGCGCTGGTGGTGCAAGTGGAGCGGGCACGTCAGGCACTTGCCCGGCTAAAGGATGATGTTGCAGGCCCGGTACGCATGACCGTGCCCGTATCCCTGGGCGAGACTTTCTTTGATTCGCTGTTGCTGGAGTTTTCCCGCGAATACCCGCAGGTGCAGATCGAGCTGGAGCTCAACAACAGCTATCGCGATATGGTGCGGGAAGGGTTTGATCTGGCGATACGCTCGCAGGTTGCCAGCCATGAACGGCTGGTGGCCAAGCAGGTGCTTAACTGGCACGAGATCACCTGCGCCAGCCCTGCCTATCTTGAGCAATACGGCGAGCCGGTTACGCCGCAAGAACTGGTCGAGCACCGCTGTCTGCTTAACAGCCACTACAGCGGTCGCGAGGAGTGGCACTACCACCGCCAGCATGAACTGCAACGAGTGCGGGTCTCGGGGTCATTTGCCAGCAATCACTACAGTCTGCTGAAAAAAGCGGCCGTGATCGGTGCCGGCATCGCCCGCTTGCCCTCGTACATGCTTGGCTGCGAGTTGGCTGATGGGCGCCTGCGCGGCTTGTTGCGTGACTATCAAACGCGCAGCAACCCCATGTATCTGGTTCACCCTTATCAAGGCGGTTTGCCCAGGCGCACTCAGGTATTGGCGGATTTCCTGGTGGGCTGGTTCCAGAGTAATGGTGAGGCCATTGACCTGCTTTAA